TGTTTCAACTGGGGATCGTACAATGCATATGTAGAAGCCTATGTAAAATGTGTTGGTTTGCTTGTCGGAGTTATTGTCACGCAATACAAGACTTCACTTGTTGTTTATGGTACAAACTAAAGAACACAAAGCGGGTTAACCGCCGACGTTATAGAGACATTGAACAAGGTTATAGTTCGAGCGAAGACTCAATGCAGAGATATCGGAGTTTGAATGTAAGCAGGAAAAGAAAATGGAATAGAGAAAAAAAGGATAGAAGGCCTCATTACCCTGTGAAGCTTAAGTCGTTAGTAAGGTATCAAAGTAGAAATGGAAGTCGTCACCACCATGATTTACGTTGGAAGACAAGTGAAGTTTCTGTGCACCTTAATGGTGGGTCGAGACGACTAAGGAATTCAAAGCAACTTCAAATCAGAAGACCTGGAAATTTTGGAAAACAGGTGAAGGTGTTTAAAA
This DNA window, taken from Papaver somniferum cultivar HN1 chromosome 3, ASM357369v1, whole genome shotgun sequence, encodes the following:
- the LOC113362164 gene encoding uncharacterized protein LOC113362164, giving the protein MGAVIGKAANGIGAAIGNAFTAPFKTIFGASCEDICSGTWDFTCFIEHLCVSNIVRLLMVLGLCYIILMFIYLMFQLGIVQCICRSLCKMCWFACRSYCHAIQDFTCCLWYKLKNTKRVNRRRYRDIEQGYSSSEDSMQRYRSLNVSRKRKWNREKKDRRPHYPVKLKSLVRYQSRNGSRHHHDLRWKTSEVSVHLNGGSRRLRNSKQLQIRRPGNFGKQVKVFKRRKMIR